From Frankiales bacterium, a single genomic window includes:
- a CDS encoding TIR domain-containing protein, which translates to MARCTAPSQGHRTASGRANCPACGGRGYYRSPYSSYSPRPSYGSSGGGSSSSGSSGGSGGGSRRTRTGRTVSYTPSEWRTVEPFTRKASEQAAEHPERRDLFLCHAWDDREGSAKELYDQLKSNGASVWFSEEDLPLGSLMIREIDKGLRNSRVGIVLVTPALIRSIESEGVAEKELAVLLSSRRVIPVLHGVTFDELNDVSPMLASHAGLSTQESTLDNVAAKIAAAAAALPAA; encoded by the coding sequence ATGGCCCGATGCACAGCACCTTCGCAAGGTCACCGCACTGCGAGCGGGCGGGCGAATTGCCCTGCGTGCGGAGGCAGGGGGTACTACCGGTCTCCCTACTCGTCATACTCGCCTCGGCCGTCATATGGCAGCAGTGGTGGAGGCTCGAGTTCCAGCGGCTCGTCTGGCGGCAGCGGTGGAGGCTCGCGGCGGACCAGGACCGGCAGAACGGTCTCGTACACCCCGAGCGAATGGCGCACCGTCGAGCCATTCACCCGCAAGGCCAGCGAGCAAGCGGCGGAGCACCCCGAACGCCGAGACCTCTTCCTGTGTCACGCCTGGGACGACCGAGAAGGTAGCGCGAAGGAGCTCTACGACCAGCTGAAGTCAAACGGCGCCTCCGTGTGGTTCAGCGAAGAAGACCTCCCCCTTGGTTCGCTCATGATTCGAGAAATCGACAAGGGGCTCCGGAACTCCCGCGTTGGGATCGTGCTGGTAACGCCTGCGCTGATCAGGAGCATCGAATCCGAAGGCGTGGCCGAGAAGGAACTGGCCGTCTTGCTCTCAAGTCGTCGCGTCATCCCTGTGCTGCACGGAGTGACCTTCGATGAACTCAACGACGTCAGCCCGATGCTGGCCTCGCACGCTGGGCTGAGCACCCAGGAATCGACGCTGGACAACGTCGCGGCGAAGATCGCTGCCGCTGCCGCGGCACTTCCT